AGCCGCCCGGGCTGTGCCGGGTCGACCACGGATTGCGGGTCGGCCCGCCGTAGGCGAGCGCCTCGGTCGAGGGGCTGATGCCCATCTCCGGGCTGGTGGTCCGGCCGAAGAGGACGAAGCCCGCGCGGCGATAGCGCTCCACCAGCGCGCCGTCGACCGGCCAGTCGATGCGGCCGAACAGCCGCGAGCCCATCGTCGACGGAATCCCGATCGCCGGGGTAGACAGGTCCTTCAGCAGGCTGGGCACGCCGAGGAACGGACGCTGGCGGCGCAGGGCCTGGATGCCGCCGGCGTTCTTGCGGGCCTGAGCGAGTTCCGCGTCGATCGCGCGCGCCTGCTCGCGTGCCAGCTCGTAGACCGGGTTGCAGACCGCGTTGATCTCGGCGTTCACCGCCTCGCAGCGGGCGATGGCCGCGTCGAGGGCCTCGAGGGCGCCGAGCTGGCCGGCGGCGATCCGCTCGGCGAGGGCGATTGCGTCGTGATCGGGCATGGGTGGGGAGGGAAGGGGGAAGCGGGAAGGGGGAAGGCTCAGGATCGCGTGCGCAGGCGGCTCAGGGCAGCGAGGCGGCGATCTGGTAGAGGCCTTCCAGCACCAGGTTCTCGTGGTAGGTGAACTCGATCGTCAGCCGGGGGCCCAGCGTGCGGGCCGCACCGCCGGAGATGATGCAGCGAAGGTCCGGATGCTTGCGCTTGTGCAGGAAGTACAGGCGCTCGACCGCGCCGGCCTGCGCATGCGCGCAACCGGACGCGATCGCGTCGACCGTCTGCCTCGGGTAGTCCACGTAGTCGCCCTGCGCGTCGGGCAGGGTCGCGGTGTTCAGGTGCAGCGCGCGGACCATCAGGCCCAGGCCGGGCATGATCCCGCCGCCGACGAACTCGCCTTCGGCGGTCAGCAGGTCCATCGTGGTGGCGGTGCCGCACACCACGACCAGCGCGGGGCGCTCGCCGAGGATCGCGCGCGCGCCGATCATCGCGGCCCAGCGATCCACGCCCAGCGCGGCCGGGTTCAGGTAGCCGTTGCGCACGCCGCACTGCTCGGCCTTCGAGGTCACCCAGTGCGGTTCCGGGGCGTCGGGCCAGACCTCGAGCGCGCGCAGCACCGGGTTGACGACCCGGGTGCCCGCCACGTTGGCGATGACGATCTTCGACGGCGTCGGCAGGCGACGCCACTCGGCCATCACCATCGAGGTTTCCTCGTGCAGCACCCGTCCGAAGAGCTGGGCCCGGTCCAGCGCCAGCGCGCGGCCTTCGGCCGGCGCCTCGCCATAGGTGCCCCACTTCAGGAAGGTGTTGCCGATGTCGATCAGCAGGTAGCTCATGGTGGGGGGCAGTGTAAACCGGGCTTCA
This genomic window from Zeimonas sediminis contains:
- a CDS encoding type III pantothenate kinase, which encodes MSYLLIDIGNTFLKWGTYGEAPAEGRALALDRAQLFGRVLHEETSMVMAEWRRLPTPSKIVIANVAGTRVVNPVLRALEVWPDAPEPHWVTSKAEQCGVRNGYLNPAALGVDRWAAMIGARAILGERPALVVVCGTATTMDLLTAEGEFVGGGIMPGLGLMVRALHLNTATLPDAQGDYVDYPRQTVDAIASGCAHAQAGAVERLYFLHKRKHPDLRCIISGGAARTLGPRLTIEFTYHENLVLEGLYQIAASLP